A portion of the uncultured Draconibacterium sp. genome contains these proteins:
- a CDS encoding DNA replication/repair protein RecF → MHIEEISIVNFKNILEVKAEFSPKLNCFIGKNGAGKTNMLDAIYYLSFCKSFFNATDQLNINHDENFFMLNGNYSRMESKETINCGLQKGQKKQFKRNTKVYKKLQEHIGLLPLVMITPSDVNLILGGSDERRKFMDGVISQYNQTYLDDLLKYNRALMQRNNLLKQFASDRYFDEELLGIWDDQLVEYGTRIHEERTRFVEKLIPVFQRYYNYISGGNEVVELVHQSDLYDSNLESLLKASLQKDRVVQYTTVGIHKDDLQLKIGDYLIKKLGSQGQKKTYLVALKLAQFEFIKEISGINPILLLDDIFDKLDQHRVEQIVTAVAGEQFGQIFLTDTNREHLDTIIKKMDADYRIFKVENGKVELAQ, encoded by the coding sequence CCGGAAAAACCAACATGCTCGACGCTATTTATTACCTGTCGTTTTGCAAAAGTTTTTTTAATGCCACCGATCAGCTGAATATCAATCACGACGAAAACTTTTTTATGCTGAACGGAAATTACAGCCGAATGGAGTCGAAAGAAACGATTAATTGTGGTTTGCAAAAAGGGCAGAAAAAGCAGTTTAAACGTAATACCAAGGTTTATAAAAAGCTACAGGAACACATTGGTTTATTGCCTTTGGTGATGATTACACCGTCGGATGTGAACCTGATTTTAGGTGGCAGCGACGAACGCCGCAAATTTATGGACGGTGTAATTTCGCAATACAACCAAACTTACCTCGACGACCTGTTGAAATACAACCGGGCACTGATGCAGCGGAACAATCTGCTAAAACAATTTGCTAGTGATCGTTATTTCGATGAAGAACTGCTGGGAATCTGGGACGATCAGTTGGTAGAATATGGAACTCGTATTCACGAAGAACGTACACGTTTTGTGGAAAAGCTGATACCGGTTTTTCAACGTTACTATAATTATATATCGGGAGGTAACGAAGTGGTGGAGTTGGTACACCAGTCGGATTTATATGATTCGAATCTTGAATCGCTACTAAAAGCTTCGTTACAAAAAGACCGGGTAGTACAGTATACAACTGTTGGAATTCATAAAGACGATCTGCAATTAAAGATTGGTGATTACCTGATAAAAAAACTGGGTTCGCAGGGACAGAAAAAAACCTACCTGGTAGCGTTGAAACTGGCACAGTTCGAGTTCATTAAAGAGATTTCGGGTATTAATCCAATCCTTTTACTGGACGATATTTTTGATAAACTGGATCAGCACCGCGTAGAGCAAATTGTTACGGCTGTGGCGGGCGAACAGTTTGGTCAGATATTTCTGACCGACACCAATCGCGAACATCTCGACACCATTATTAAAAAGATGGATGCCGATTATCGTATTTTTAAAGTAGAAAACGGAAAAGTAGAACTGGCACAATGA